The genomic DNA CCTGTGCCATGTGCCTCGATGCACAGTCTCAACACATGCACCCGCGCGCGAGGCTGAAGCCGAATCTGATGCGCACGGAATGGCGCGTCAGGCGAAGAAAGTAGGAAATGGTGGATTCAGAGGAAAGATCTATCTGACGCGGAGGTACAGGTCCCCGCATTTAGATCGCAATCGAGGCGGATTCACTGAAGCGGAGCATCCCCTCCGTCACCCAGTGCGGACACATCGTATTCAGCCAGGCGGCGATAGAAGGTTCGCCGGCTCATCCCTAACAACCGTGCGGCTTCCGAGCGATTGCCGCCCGTTTGTTGCAGCGCCCCGACCATGCGAGTCCGTTCATCCTGGCGTTTAAAATGCACATAGGTCGCCGCCGGCTCCGGATTCCGGACCTCCGGCGGAAGATCCTCCACCCGTACCACGGTCCCCTTACAATGAATCAGGGCCGACTCCACTGCACTCTTGAGTTCTCGCACATTGCCGGGCCACGAATGGTTGATGAGGACCTGCAGCGCTTCCGGACTCACCTGTAACACAGGCTTCTCCATCACGGAGCGGAACTGTCCGAGGAAGGCATGGACCAGTAACGGAATGTCGGTGAGCCGTTCCCGGAGCGGGGCGAGTTGGAGTCGAGCCACCTTGATGCGATACAACAGGTCCCGTCTGAACGTGCCTTTTTCCACATCTTCGGCGAGATTGTGGTGTGTCGCCACCACCACCCGCACATCCACCTTGCGCGGCTTGGATTCTCCCAACCGGGTCACTTCACGTTCCTGCAGCACACGCAGGAGGCTGGTCTGCACGGCGGGGGAAATATCGCCGATCTCATCCAGAAATATGGTGCCCCCCTGCGCAGCCTCAAACACGCCTTCCTGATTATCGATCGCCCCCGTGAAGGCCCCCTTCTTATGACCGAAGAGCTGGCTGCCCAGAATCGAGTCGGTAAACCCGGCGCAATTGACGGCCAGAAAAGTGTGGGACGCGCGGCGGCTGGAGAGATGAATTGCGCGGGCCACCAATTCTTTTCCCGTACCGGTTTCGCCTTCGATCAACACGGTCGCATCGACGGCGGCGACCTTCTGGATCTCTTCGTAGAGCACCACCATCGCGGGACTCCGGCCGATCAAGTCATGAAACTTGCCGTGATCGGCCAACTGCGACTGCAAGGCCTGCGCTTGATCTTCCGCCGCGAAGCGCCGTCGCACACTCTCCACCCACTGCTCCGCGATCGTCAACCGCAGCTTCAAGAACTCCACACCGACGGGCTTCACCAGATAGTCGTTGACCCCTGCCTGGAGCGCCGTACGCAAGGATTCCGGGGAGTCATGCCCGGTGATCATGACAATGACACAGCGGTCCCCGCCGGGACTCGATCGGATGGTCCGGCACACCTGCAGGCCGTCCATTCCGCCCCCCCGCAACTCCCAATCGAGCAGCACGAGTTCATAGGGTCGCCGACTGTAGGCCTCCCAGGCCGACTCGCCGTCCGCGCAGGCCGTGACGTCATGTCCACGCGCCTCAATGACCTGTTCGAACAGGCGCCGGATATCGATATGATCTTCCACCAGCAAGACACGCATGGCTTGCTTACTCCTTACACATAGACCAGTTGCAGCCGCTCCAGAAAACGGGTGAGCCTGTGGAGCGCCTCGCGAACGCACACGCCGTCCTTCTGACCCGCCGCCGTCTCCAAGGCTCGTCCATAGGCGCTGATTGCTTCGAGGCCATAGGTCCCCCCGGCCCCCTTAAGGCCATGCCCGATCTCGCGAATCGTCTCAAAATCTCCTCGATCCAATGCGTCCGCAATCTGGATGAGTTCCTGCCGTCGATGCTCCAGGAACCCCGGCATCAGGGATTCAAACTCTGCGCTCACCTGCAACACGACGGTGTCGGCTGACGCATCCGCCGACGACGGCACGACCGGAACGGAAGTTTGGAAATACAGTTGTATGGCTTCCAGCAGGCGGGCCTTTCGGATAGGTTTCGTCAAATGCGTCGTACACCCCGCCTCCAGACTCCGCTGGACTTCACTCTGCAACGCATTGGCCGTCAGCGCCAGAATCGGTACCGGACTCCGGCCCTGCGCCTGCTCCCACGACCGAATCGCCCTCGTCGCGGCATACCCATCCAGCACGGGCATCTGAATATCCATCAGAACCAGGTCGTACGAGCCCCGCTGGAACATCTCGACGGCAAGTTGGCCGTTGGCCGCGGTCTCAACCCGATGAGGCGTCGATTTAAAATAGAACTCCATCATGCGGCGGTTGTCGACAAAGTCTTCGGCCAACAAGACCTTCAGCCCCGGCATGTCCCCGGTCGAATCCGGCGGCTGAGACAGCAGCGCA from Nitrospira sp. ND1 includes the following:
- a CDS encoding sigma-54 dependent transcriptional regulator; this encodes MRVLLVEDHIDIRRLFEQVIEARGHDVTACADGESAWEAYSRRPYELVLLDWELRGGGMDGLQVCRTIRSSPGGDRCVIVMITGHDSPESLRTALQAGVNDYLVKPVGVEFLKLRLTIAEQWVESVRRRFAAEDQAQALQSQLADHGKFHDLIGRSPAMVVLYEEIQKVAAVDATVLIEGETGTGKELVARAIHLSSRRASHTFLAVNCAGFTDSILGSQLFGHKKGAFTGAIDNQEGVFEAAQGGTIFLDEIGDISPAVQTSLLRVLQEREVTRLGESKPRKVDVRVVVATHHNLAEDVEKGTFRRDLLYRIKVARLQLAPLRERLTDIPLLVHAFLGQFRSVMEKPVLQVSPEALQVLINHSWPGNVRELKSAVESALIHCKGTVVRVEDLPPEVRNPEPAATYVHFKRQDERTRMVGALQQTGGNRSEAARLLGMSRRTFYRRLAEYDVSALGDGGDAPLQ